GACTGACATATTGCCTTTCAGGTGCCCTTACCAGGATGACCGTTACCTGACCACATTGGTTCCAGTGGCTGGATCATCTGGTCTTAAGTTCCCAACCCACTACAAGCGCTTTGTTGTCAAGATGTTCACATTTGTGGATCCGCCATCACTGGCTCCTCTGCAGGAAACTGTGTGCTCCAATCTGTCTTCaactcttaattttttttttttttttttaaatctaatgtCTTAACCTTTCCCTCTGTTAGATCTTCATCCACTGTAGTACAGCGGTGTGCCATCCCTCTTCCGGTTCCTGTGAGCAAAGCTGCACTAGGAAAAGTgcgtgggttttttttttttttttgctgtgaacTGACATTTGGAACAAAAATTGTCTAACTTCCCCTCATGCGAATACCATTTCTTTTACAGGAAGGGACACGCACATCAAGACCATCTCTAGTGGGCAAACTGTGGTTTCTAGTGGAGAAGTTAACCTGGTTGAGTCAATATAGTGGTTTTAATAAATTGCATGAAACACTATTTGTGTCTATGGTATTGATTTCTGAATGGAGTATGATCTTTCATGACTCTTCAATTTGCTTGACTCACACAAAACCAGAGTTGATTCCATGTGGTTATGCATTCTAAACTAACAAAACAATCCCAGCTTCTGCCTGAGTCATTTAATTCAACTAAGCCAAACTCAAGTTAACCTGGGCCCCCATTCATTGTGTTCCACATGGTATCAACTTGAGGGTTTACTTTTGACTGCCACTTGTTAGCAATTTTTTGTAATGCTCTTTTGAAGCCCCCCAGTCAGTACAAGTACAGCATGTCTGTAATTAGTATCAACCTGCATTAATTGTCCTTTTATCTGAATATTTGGATCTGTGATTGACTAAACCTTGCATGTATGGCAGGTCAGTAGTTGGAGACCTTACTTTGTAAAGGGACTTTGTGTATGCATTCTTTTGGAGCACTTGCACCAAATGCACATGCCTGTAGACTAAACATGTAATGCGCATgtcatcatggtttccacagcATTTTGGAGGCctgaaaatgggtttcaaagtaTATTTGAAAAGGTTAGTTCTCCACATAAACAAAAGAGCTATCATttaaatgaatggaaaaaatgcatgttttctgtttttaattgaaaaggtgtgtaaatggcccctaaaatgttttgagcatgtccacttttgaccacttccagaagtagtcaatttttttttaaatggattaCTTTCATAGTGTAGATGCTCTTGTCCtgtgtttgaacagccacaGAAGACTGCCTACTGACCAAGTGTGTAAACATGACAAGTGCACTAGCCAGATAGGATTTCAAATTTGAGGTATATTATCACATCAATTGCAGGACTAGCCTGCACCCTGCTGCATAAAATATTGGGCTATACTTAAGGATTTTGATTTTGCAGAGTGTGCTGAATGCAGGAAAAGTCTTTATTGtataaattactgtattttataatgCATAATTTAATAGAGCAGCTATGGTTGAGACAGGCTTACAATATCATCCTAACATTACCCTATTTGTTAAACTTTAGAATCAGTCTGAATTTACAGGCCCATTGCCATGAGATCTCCAAGatgtttcaaagaaaaaaactcCAGAATTGCTAAAACTATTATGTTCAGTTAATGAAGGATAAAGGCTGAATTTAGAAtggcaaaaataatatattattctgAATTCAGCTCACTATGTGCTTTTATGTATGTTCAATGAGGATGGAAAAACAAGGAAATTTGAATCTTAAGGACCAATGCAATCACCCAGTTGCATAAACTCCCACTCATGCAAGTCTGGAGAATCATGACTGTTATTGAAGTGGGAGGGATTATTGTTAATTAGCCAAAATCTGCAGAGTACAAAAAGACCAAAGGGCAGTGTCCCAACAGTGTGACTAGCTGTTGAACAATGGCAGGAAATTGGGGTGTTGTTCAGTCTCTGCTACtttgtgtgtggttttgtgctTTCTGTCATGCTGTTCCACAGTTGAGTAATCTGCCCCAGAATCCTCAAGCTCTGATGTTGCAGCATACTGGCCAGCGGTTTCAACAGCCAGCTCAACAACAAGCTAGTCAACCGCAAGCTAGCCAACGGTTTCAACAGCCAGCTCAACAAGCTAGTCAACCATCTCCTCAGCGGTTTCAACAGGCAGTTCAGCAACAAGCTAGTCAACCGTTTCAACAGGCAGCTCAACAAGCTAGTCAACCATCTCCTCAGCGGTttcaacaggcagttcaacaagcTAGTCAGTTTCCTCAACAGCTTCAACAAGCTAGTCAACAGTCTCCTCAGCGGTTTCAACAGGCAGTTCAGCAACAAGCTAGTAATCAGTTTTCTCAACAGTTTCAGCCTAAGCAACCAGTGGTGCAGGCAGAGCCCCTTGACAAATGTGCTGTAGCTGATTATGAGCAGATCCAATGTGGACCACCTGGTATCAGTGGTGCTGAGTGTGAAGCTATCAACTGCTGCTTTAACGGACAGCAGTGTTACTATGGGAAGGCAGGTAAGATTGAGTCAATGTAAAGGTGTTCATGTTTAAACTAATCCTCAGTGTTAACCTGTCCTTGTTCCAGTGACTGTCCAGTGTATAAGAGATGGTCAGTTTGTGGTAGTGGTGGCTAGAGATGTTACTCTGCCTCGATTGAGCCTGGATTCAGTCCGTCTCCTCGGTGGAAATGATCCACCTTGCAGTCCTGTGGGATCCACACCTTCCTTTGCTATATACCAGTTCCCCGTCACTGCGTGTGGCACGAGCATGATGGTGAGTAGCTGCTTGTGGTGGTTCTGCATGGCTTGAAATGCACTGTATACCAATAGTGTTACTGTTTGCAGGAGGACAGTGGATATGTGGTGTATGAAAACAGGATGACTTCCTCATATGAAGTGGGGATTGGACCACTTGGTTCCATCACAAGGGACAGTCATTTTGAGTAGGTGATGTGTGCTTTAGCATATTTCTTAATCCATGACAAATGCTACAAGCTCACTGTCTGTTGTCCAGGCTTCTCTTCCAGTGTAGGTACTCTGGTACTTCTGTGGAAGCTCTGGTTGTGGAGGTCAATACcgttcctccacctccaccaGTAGCTGCTCCTGGACCCCTCAGGGTGGAGCTTAGACTGGCAAATGGTCAATGTGTCACCAAAGGCTGTGCAGAAGGTAAGTGTCCCAAGTATGCCTAAAGCCTTTCTGAAACTCCAGGTTGCAGCAGTTTCTGGTTTAACACCAGTATTCTTCCTCAGGGGACGAGGCGTACACATCCTACTACAGTGATGCTGATTATCCAGTCACAAAAGTCCTGCGGGAGCCTGTGTATGTTGAGGTGCGCATTTTGGAGAGGACTGACCCCAACATTGTCCTGATGCTGGGACATTGCTGGGCGACATCAACTGCCAGTCCACTCAGTCTACCCCAGTGGGACCTTCTGGTTGATGGGTGAGTATGGCCAGTCTTTATCCTTCTAGTGAGCTATAAAGAATTTCTGACTGCCTCTTTGCCTTTCAGATGCCCTTACCAGGATGACCGTTACCTGACCACACTGGTTCCAGTGGCTGGATCTTCTGGTCTTCAGTTCCCAACCCACTACAAGCGCTTTGTTGtgaagatgtttacatttgtggATCCATCATCACTGGCTCCTCTGCAGGAAACCGTATGCTCCAGCCTTACCTGACTCTTAACAATCCCTTTTTATAGTGAATTCTATGGTTTAACACTTTCCCTCTGTTAGATCTTCATCCACTGTAGTACAACAGTGTGCCATCCCTCTTCTGGCTCCTGTGAGCAAAGCTGCAGTAGGAAAAGTGAGTCCTTGCTGTAAGGAACTGTGAGAATTGTCTCTAAATGCCTCTCATGCACCTACCATTTCTCTTACAGGAAGAGATGCACACATCAAGTCCATCTCCAGTGAGCAAACTGTGGTTTCTAGTGGTGAAGTTAACTTGGTCATGTGAACTTGGTGGTTTTAATAAACCGCATGAAATACTATTAGTGTcgtgtggttttttttttttttttttttttttggacatggTCACACCAAACCAGAGTTCCATTTGCTTTAGCAAGGCTATGTGATCTGAGGTGCTTAACTTGAACCAAATAAGCCAAGCTTCTTCCCAGGCCACTTAATCTGTTTGCCAGACTCCAGTTAACCTGGGCCCCCATTCTTGTTCCATATGCTATCAAATTAAGGGTTATTAAACTTTGTCTGCTTTGTTGTTAACTGTGCCTTTTGGACTACAATAACTAGGCATTGATTCTCAAACATGCCCAAGTCTTTCTAAGGTCACTTGATGGAATAGTGAAGATATACTCCCAGAATCCAAACCACCTCCGTCTGCAAATCAGAAGTAAATTTGGGGCAGAAATGTGCAACTCAAGTGTCAAAGGCCCATGCTATATCTGCTGTTGTCATTTATCAAAGGTACTCCCTCAGCCACCTGGTGGTTTGATCCACCATAGTCTGAAGGTGATTAAACCCATGGGAGAACAGCAGTGGAGCCACCAGGTCCATGTTAACATGGTCAAAACATTGCTCTGGTACCTCAAATTTTCAGTGTTGCCTTGACCTGTCTTTGCACTTTAGCCCGCTGACATACTACACAAGCTGAAACCCAGGTTCGAACATCCTCCTCCTATCCATGCCACGCAGACTTTAAAGAGACCAGTTTCTGCAAAGCTTTTCACCCAGGGTGTGACAAACCTCGGCATTGTTGAAAACTGTTCACCTCCACTGCACAAGTACCACTGGACTAGGGTGGCCTCTGGAGACCTCAACCATCAATGTAACTCCTGCCTCTTTAAAGTGGACATCTGCTATTTGCTATTTTCAAACTTGAGACAGCCGTTCTGTATGCCTGTACCTCGGGATCAGAGTACTGGTCAGCTGCTAAATGAACAAAGTCCATACCCAAGTGCACTGCTTGCATTGTGGCCCTGGAAAGGCAATCTGCCACTGTGTTCCTTTTTCCTTCAATGTGCTTGATTTTCAATGATCTTGATCTTACAGTGTGCACAGGATATTAAATCAGCTATGGCTGAAACAGGCGTACAATATCATTGTAACATTATCTCATGTGTTAAACTCTGGAGTCAGTCTGAATTTACAGGCTGTTGCCATGGGAACTCCAAGACGTGTTTCAAAGAAAAAATCCAGAATTGTCAAAATGTCAACTGTTGTATACAGCTAATGAAAGATAAAACAAAGGCTGGATTTAGAATGGCAGTTATAGTACTAGTACATTATTCTGAATTCAGTTCAATATGAGCTTTTATGTATGTTCAATAAGGGTGGAAAAACAAGGAAATTTGAGCCTTAAAGACCAATGGAATCACCCAGTTGCATAAACTCCCACTCATGCAAGTCTGGAGAATCATAATTGTTAATGAAGTGGGAGGGATTATTGTTAATTAGCCAAAATCTGCAGAGTACAAAAGGACCAAAGGGCAGCATCTTAACAGTGTGACTAGCTGTTGAACAATGGCAGGATGTTGGTGTGCTGTTCAGTTTCTGGTACTTTGGGTTTGTGCTTTCTGTCATGCTGTTCCACAGTTGAGTAATCTGCCCCAGAATTCTCAAGCTCTGATGTTCCAGCAAACTGGCCAGCGGTTTCAACAGCCAGCTCAACAACAAGCTAGTAATCAGTTTTCTCCGCAGTTCCAGCCTAAGCAGCCAGTGGTGCAGGCAGAGCCCCTTGACAAATGTGCTGTAGCTGATTATGAGCAGATCCAATGTGGACCACCTGGTATCAGTGGTGCTGAGTGTGAAGCTATCAACTGCTGTTTTAACGGACAGCAGTGTTACTATGGGAAGGCAGGTAAGAGTGAGTCAATGTAAAGGTGTTCATGTTAAACTGATCCTCAGTTAACCTGCTCTTGTTCCAGTGACTGTCCAGTGTATAAGAGATGGTCAGTTTGTGGTAGTGGTGGCAAGAGATGTTACTCTGCCTCGATTGAGCCTGGATTCAATCCGTCTCCTTGATGGAAATGATCCACCTTGCAGTCCTGTGGGATCCACACCTTCCTTTGCTATATACCAGTTCCCTGTCACTGCATGTGGCACGAGCATGATGGTGAGTAGCTGCTTGTGGAGTTTCTGCATGGCTTGAAATGGACTGGATGCTAATAGTGTTACTGTTTGCAGGAGGACAGTGGATATGTGGTGTATGAGAACAGGATGATCTCCTCGTATGAAGTGGGGATTGGACCACTTGGCTCCATCACAAGGGACAGCTATTTTGAGTAGGTGACCTATACTCTTGCTTTTCATTCTCTGAGAAATGTTACAAACTCCCGGTTTGTTGCCCCAGGCTTCTCTTCCAGTGTAGGTACTCTGGTACTTCTGTGGAAGCTCTGGTTGTGGAGGTCAACAACGTTCCTCCACCTCAACCAGTAGCTGCTCCTGGACCCCTCAGGGTGGAGCTTAGACTGGCAAATGGTCAATGTGTCACCAAAGGCTGTGCAGAAGGTAAGCGTCTGTCCCAAGTATGCCTAAGTCCTTTCAGAAACTCCAAGTTGCAGTTTCTGGTTTAACACCAGTATTCTTCCTCAGGGGACGAGGCATACACATCCTACTACAGTGATGCTGATTATCCAGTCACGAAAGTCCTGCGGGAGCCTGTGTATGTTGAGGTGCGCATTTTGGAGAGGACTGACCCCAACATTGTCCTGATGCTGGGACGCTGCTGGGTGACATCAACCCCCAGTCCACTCAGTCTACCCCAGTGGGACCTTCTGGTTGATGGGTGAGTATGGCCAGTCTTTATCAATCTAGTGAGCTATAAGGAATTTCTGACTGACTCTTTGCTCTTCAGATGCCCTTACCAGGATGACCGTTACCTGACCACATTGATTCCAGTGGCTGGATCATCTGGTCTTCAATTCCCAACCCACTACAAGCGCTTTGTTGtgaagatgtttacatttgtggATCCAGCATCACTGGCTCCTCTGCAGGAAACTGTATGCTCTGAAGCCTTGCCTGAACTCTTAATATTAGTCATTTCATAGTGAATTCTATGGCTTGACCCTTTCTCCCCTCTGTTAGATCTTCATCCACTGTAGTACAGCGGTGTGCCATCCATCTTCTGGCTCATGTGAGCAAAGCTGCACTAGGAAAAGTGAGTGCTTGCTGTAAACTGACTTCAGTAACACTAAGAATTTGGTATCTAAATGCCCCTCATGCTTCTACTGCTTTTACAGGAAGAGACGTTGACTTCAAGACCATCTCTAATGGACAAACTGTGGTTTCTAGTAGGGAAGTTAACCTGGTCATGTGAATTTAGTGGTTTTAATAAAGTGCATGAAACACAATATTGGTGTCTATGGTATTGATATGGTATTCTGGCTGGAGTAGGTTCTTTCATGACTGTTCTTGGTTTGCTTTATATGGTCACACTAAACcagagtttatttatttttttttttttttttgctgttgcaAGGTCATGCATTTTGACTGAGGTGCTTTGACTGAAACTCCTGGCATCTGACCCACTAAGGGTGCAGTGGTGTAACTTTATTTATGAAGGGAATGTGTCCAGAAAAGTTCCTATACCAGTATGTGCAagtcattttacaccagactgcttTGCACATGAGGGTCAGACAGGATTTGTGCACAAGTGGATTCCCAAAGATGGACTGTCAACTGTTCATGGTCAAATCTATTGTGATGTTTGCAAATTGTCTTTctgaatgttttgttagcaCGTTGCTAACATGCTGTTAAATGTGGCTAGTTAcaattgtttcttactgtattcagaGATCAGAGTCatgttctattttaatataacctgaagacacttgcagtctgtataataaATGCATCTTCATTCTTGAGCCTCTCCAACAGTAGCTTTAGCCACTATCCATGCAGCACACTATCAAATTCATGTTGgcaaacatccacaaaatacatACCATAAATGATCTATGCTGCATCACAAACGGTTTGTAATGATCCAGTTTGagttatatttgctgtgtgaGCTTCTCCTGTATTTATCCCTCGGTgtatagagtgcctcagggatgatgcatttttgtaggcaaaacccagaagcgagttagcattttaggacttctggttccaacgccgtcaagtctatgggtttttttgctaaatcgcctgaaatgaggtctgtggttaacaaagcctctaaatactttcacgttttgatctatgacataaaacacaccagttataacccacttgtgatttttttttttaaaattttatttttatttttacttttactgcgtcttaaaatcggcagttgctaacaaattgccaaaagggactacttcctttggcagggactttagacgtcatcataacaaacaggacatttggacagcatttctcatgaagaagtggataagtattcatacacagcgcagatcataatcaaagagcatgtttgtaaataaagtttttttttaaatacagtttgaggaagcttggtggtgacgacgttgatccgcgaccatggtgtgctgtagtccgtttatagcctactgttagccttttgtatctgacgactttatttaggcttcaaaatctataaatgttgtgttaacttgtaaagattatcttgatagacaaaacgtgtaagtgtcataaccctttgttaaacacagagcttattttctgctcTTTTCCTAAAGTCTATGGGataaatgcataggctttcaaccgagggaacccgtgcgccgctaacttccgggttggcctacaaaaacgtgtcatccctggggcactggAATTgggagcttgggggcggggagcagaagctcatttgcatttaaaggtacacatACCTCATTTTCCTcccggctgttgtcagactccttgtgcatacaaaaatctcactggattattagaATTAATCGCaaatgtaaactgatatttgctactgacacactacagcaaaagatataactggcttaaatgtttttgtgtgtgtgtgtgtgtgaaaaaatgaaatactaATGTGCCTAAGACTATATATCTTTGCCTTTGttttgataatgttttcaatCTTTTCTGTTGGCATTGCAGAACTTCCAGCTTGTGATGCACCATTTCCTGTGATTATGACTGTTTTGTAagtacatttatgcattaatTTGACGTTTAAACGATTGTGTAAATGCACATGAATGTACAAATATATCTATTTCTGTCCCCAAATTCCACTTATGAATGGACAGTCAGAACCTTAAacattagtttttattaattcaagCAAACTGTTACAGTAAACAGTTACATACGTTACACGgtatacagtattttaaatcatgtttaatCTTTGTTTCTGAATCTCTTTTTTCCATTTGGAACATAGAAACAGCGAATGCTGGAGAAATGCAGGCAAAAGTAGTAACAGCACAATACATTCAACTCATCAACATTTATACAAATCATAAGGCCTAAGAAAGAGGAACAAACGTTCAGTCCGAACACGGACAGACGATGAACTGTAACCGTTTCATTTCATCTCTTGCACATAAAGATTATATGCAGGTCACTCAAAGTCTATTTTGTAATGTCTGTTCTCATGTTTTGgcaaataattattattgtttttttgtttgtttaaaaactgagaaatgcaataaattacaatttatagACCCCAGAAAAAGgccacacatgttttttttttgtttgttttttaccttTATGGGAAGGTGTCAATATTTTGATGGATGAATATCATGAATGTTCAGGTCATATTTAACCCCCAAAAGACATTTCTAATAAGAAAATTAaggaacacacacattcacacacacatatatatatataatgtacttttaatataattttttttttaatataacttatCATGACTGTAATGCAAAACAAAATTTTGAATCgtcatgaaaataatatcacaatgcaaaaaccaaaatttgtttcattttcttaatgcaaaatttaatttcttatttatttttcttgtttgtgATTGGTCGTGGTGTGAAATATGACCTGAACAAGAGATTTTATTCCTTCCTGACACCTTAATAAAATCATTCcttcatttttttcctttaaCTTTGTCCATCACAACCGCACAATGACATCAAACATCACATCTTTGAAATGGAAGAACAGTTTTGATGATATATAAAGTATAATAAGCATCCGTCACATTCTGATATGAAACCTTTGATCCATGAGACGTTCCTGTCGTGACCAGAAGAGGTCGCTGCCATCCGTCTCGCGCTGAACAATAACCACAAAAGAACCAGTTTTGTTGATCATATTGAGAATTAAAGACAGACAAATTCGAATGAAAGAAGTATGACAGATAAAAAAACCCTCCAACATTGTTATTTTCGTTCATCAATTGCACAACAAGTGGAACATGTggataaaaaacattaaagcaaAGCATTCTGGGAACATCAAACACAGCCGTCTGCAGTCCTGATGTTTCCTGAATTGAACTACGACTGATCAGAGAGTGTTTATGGGAAACCCTTATTAGGAGAGGAAGGTTAACTGAGATTTCATGTGCCGTTTTTATgcctccttcctgaagtctgtGTTTCTCTCTCATTCCATCCAGTCGACCTCGTCAAACTCGGAGTCGTCCTCGGAGTCGCTGTACTCCACAGCGATGCGGCGGGACAGGATGGTGGCCACGTCGTTCCCCACGCGCTCGTGTTTGGCCTCTTGTTCTCGCTGCTCCTCCACCTTCCTCAGCTGGATCCCTGAGAGACACAAAACTCCTTGTTCTCATATAAGATCttctttttctctcacaatCTCAGTTTCAACACTGCTACCTGTTAATGACTGATGCAtctacttttttaaaatacatttatacattttgggttatgctaatttattagtttcatttatttattatactattttttaattatatttttaattacattaatgcattgcatttatatttttattaattatacattttaattgttaattTATAAGTTGCACTTattgcattcatatttttttattaattatatattaatttactaatttcaattattatatttatagttttattaattatattttaatgatgttaattaattaattgtattcatttattaaacataatatctttttacataatttaattatattatttattagttaataaagttatttattatattcataaatattttaaattatattttaattatattaatgtattacttgcatttatttattgcatttatatttttattaattatatattttaattgttcATTTGTAAGTTGCACTTATTGCATaacttttattaattatatttttaaattatatattaatatcatttatttatctatacatttattaactacattttaatatcaatttattaattgcatttatttattgcattaataatttgattatatatgtacatttatttattaattgtatttcttgcattcatattttctattacttatatattttaattataataatttattaatatcatgtattcattattttcatatttttatttattatatattgtatttatattaatgcattacttgcatttatttattgcatttatatttttattaattatatattaatttacaaattttattattatatctatcattttattaattatattttaacaatattaatttattaattgcatttgtaatttgattatatatgtacatttattaattatattaataatatataaatatatattttaattatactaatttaataatttaattatatttttatttaatatattaattatattaatacattaattgtatttctttattgcatttatatttttattaattatatttttaattatatagtAATTTACTCATTTCAtgtatttgttatatttataattttattaattatattttaatattaatttattaattgcatatatttattgcattgatatttttataaactgtatatatttttaattattatatagatataatttattaatttcatatttttattttttatatatttttaattcattaattgcattttttattgcattgccACATTAAAAAATCCTAAGGTTGtaatctaaattaaaattaaaaggtTTGGAGCggtttattaataatcaatttctGAATATGCAATTTAGTCCGATTGAAAACCATAACCATAACTCCTCCTACCTTTACGGATGGCCTCCAATAGAACGCTGCGGGCGTCGCTGATTGGCGGCAGGTTGGAGGGATACCGCTTGACCTCATGACCCGAGTGAGTGGGTGGCGACGAAACCGCTCCTGATGGGAAGGAAGGCATGGAGGGCGGGCCTGAGGATGTGCAGGGGGAGGAGCTTCTGTTTCCTGGGAGGggcagaggaggaggagggggaggCGGCGGCAAAACCGCTCCATCGCCGCCTGTAGGCAGAGCCTTGTCCTGCTGTCCGCGGGCGGGAGATGAGTGTAGGGGCGGAGCCACCGGAGGGGGGGCGGGGTGAAGGACACCCGGGGCGATCTGGAGGGGGGCAGGGGGAGGGGGGATGGCCGGAGGCTGCTGGGAAGGTAAAGGAGGGATTGGAGGTGGGGCTGAACCTCGCATTCTTGAACCTGATTGGCTGACTGGCAGAGGAGGAGGGGGAGGTGGTAAAGGGGGAGGGGCTGGGGGTGGGGCATTCGAGTTGAGGAAGACGGGCGTACGAGCCGGAGACTGCGTGACGCTGTCGGAGAAACCTGAGCTGGAGCTGGAAGACAGAAAGACGGAGATGTAAGTTCTGATCCAAACCCTTGTCAAAATCATGTCATGAtgcaaatattacatatttttatgcTTGTTTTGCTATTAGAGTAACATATTGTTAGTTTGCAaataggcatgtgacggtatcaaattttcatgttgcgattatttgcggaagcttttatcacggtatacggtattatcacgatattgaaataagttgcaaaaaaatttttttgttaatattagttaagaaattcaactgatcattgttagttttatctcaggtccattaaataagttattttgattttgtaaagttattaaacagtaactaagaaattaacattaactaagaataatataatttaatgctttaaaagtatttttcattgtcagtttggtaatagtgaattaacattttaagttttactgaacaataacaaataatcagaacatttttaatcattagggcatgttgtagtccagattaaaatataaaaatgtttaagtttgaaaataaatagcctattaagtctttaagtattcagtgtttggtgctgtgatgaacaacattgagattacaaaaaaa
This genomic window from Chanodichthys erythropterus isolate Z2021 chromosome 4, ASM2448905v1, whole genome shotgun sequence contains:
- the LOC137019263 gene encoding zona pellucida sperm-binding protein 4-like codes for the protein MAGCWCAVQFLVLWVCAFCHAVPQLSNLPQNSQALMFQQTGQRFQQPAQQQASNQFSPQFQPKQPVVQAEPLDKCAVADYEQIQCGPPGISGAECEAINCCFNGQQCYYGKAVTVQCIRDGQFVVVVARDVTLPRLSLDSIRLLDGNDPPCSPVGSTPSFAIYQFPVTACGTSMMEDSGYVVYENRMISSYEVGIGPLGSITRDSYFELLFQCRYSGTSVEALVVEVNNVPPPQPVAAPGPLRVELRLANGQCVTKGCAEGDEAYTSYYSDADYPVTKVLREPVYVEVRILERTDPNIVLMLGRCWVTSTPSPLSLPQWDLLVDGCPYQDDRYLTTLIPVAGSSGLQFPTHYKRFVVKMFTFVDPASLAPLQETIFIHCSTAVCHPSSGSCEQSCTRKRRDVDFKTISNGQTVVSSREVNLVM
- the LOC137019259 gene encoding zona pellucida sperm-binding protein 4-like; protein product: MAGNWGVVQSLLLCVWFCAFCHAVPQLSNLPQNPQALMLQHTGQRFQQPAQQQASQPQASQRFQQPAQQASQPSPQRFQQAVQQQASQPFQQAAQQASQPSPQRFQQAVQQASQFPQQLQQASQQSPQRFQQAVQQQASNQFSQQFQPKQPVVQAEPLDKCAVADYEQIQCGPPGISGAECEAINCCFNGQQCYYGKAVTVQCIRDGQFVVVVARDVTLPRLSLDSVRLLGGNDPPCSPVGSTPSFAIYQFPVTACGTSMMEDSGYVVYENRMTSSYEVGIGPLGSITRDSHFELLFQCRYSGTSVEALVVEVNTVPPPPPVAAPGPLRVELRLANGQCVTKGCAEGDEAYTSYYSDADYPVTKVLREPVYVEVRILERTDPNIVLMLGHCWATSTASPLSLPQWDLLVDGCPYQDDRYLTTLVPVAGSSGLQFPTHYKRFVVKMFTFVDPSSLAPLQETIFIHCSTTVCHPSSGSCEQSCSRKRRDAHIKSISSEQTVVSSGEVNLVM